The following nucleotide sequence is from Odocoileus virginianus isolate 20LAN1187 ecotype Illinois chromosome 18, Ovbor_1.2, whole genome shotgun sequence.
CATAGGCTGGCAACGGGCAGAGACTGGAGCCCACGCCCTCTGACCTCCAGGTCTGCACGAGGGCACCCGCACTCTTTGTCCACACTGTCCTGCAAAGTTTGCAGGACACAGGATTAATGTCCCTTTGTCTCTGGATCCCAGAGGCCTGCTGCATCTTAGCACCTACTGTCACAGAGCTGGcttgtagaaaataattttttataacagACTCAGAAGGCTGGCTAATCCATGAAAAAATTGGAAGCCATTCCTCTTGGGCATTCTAGAGTGGCCCTGCATCCAGCGTGCATCTCTTTCACTGCTGATATGATTGTTCCACTTGCTTCTAATCATTTTGAAAACTGTATACTAAGTGCTCATATGACTGGagcaaaaagcaaaaggcaaGTCCCGAATACTCAAGTTGGGAAAGCTTCAtagaagaggcaggaggggagacaTTTATATTAGGATAAATGGCTGGATGCACCTCTGCCAGTCTTCCCCTTTCTGGGTCTAAAAGGCTCAGTCTTTGTGGACTGCAGTTGCAGAACACCTCACACTAGTTGGcttataagcaacagaaatttctcacagtctggagcatgggaagtccaaggtcaaggtgccagcTGATTCAGTGTCTAGTGAGGACCAACTTCCTGGTTTGTAGACcactgtcttcttgctgtgtcctcatgtggaGGAAGGGTGGGGAGCCCTCTgcagtctcttttataagggcactaatcccatgtATGAGGGCTCCATCCCCATGAACTGATCACCTCCTGAAGGCTCCGTCTCCAGACACCATCATATTGAGGgtagatttcaacatatgaattttgggaagaCACAAGTAATTCTATACCAAGCCTTAGATCATGTTAATCTTTTTCTAGGTCCATGGAAAGAAATTATTCCTTAGATTTgatccagatgaagaaactgtgtCCCTGGGCAATTCCCCACTGTCAGAGCCTCTACGAAAAGGAGAGCAGAAGGACAAGGCCAGGCACCACCAGGAAGCCTCTGACCAGTCCTCccggtcccctggaggagacagcGCTGTCCCCAGTGGAGACGATGGTCTGCAGTGTTTGGGAGGAGACAGTCCTGCAGGAGGGGCTGAGAGGTGGCTGCAGGTCCGCTTTGGTTTGTTTGGCAGCATTTGGGTGAACGAGTTCTCCAGAGCGAAGAAGGCAAACAAGAGGGGTGACTGGAGGGACCCTATTCCCAGGTGAGGCATGATTGAGTAGGCCATGGGCTGTGACTCTCTGCGGCTGTGCAGGGTCTAGCGGTTTGCCTGGGCCAGACTCTGCAGGCATGCTTGGTGGTCTCCACCTGTGCTCTGGCAGCCCACTTCTTGGAGAGAGAACCCACTACCCTGGCCACCGTGATGGCAGGGAGACTGTGGTCTACACCAGGAGAGGGGTGGGAACCACCTGGTAGCTTGGAGAGCGGGGATAATTTCCCCAACGAACGTGGCCCGAGTTTTATCTACTTTCTTTGAGTGTTTGGGGTCATTaagtttttaattggattatgATCAGGACAACAGCCTGTACATTTTCTACTTTTGGCATCAAAGTTTGCAGCCAAACACATAATTGATCTTTGcttacattttatatacataaatgaagataaaatgttCATCAAAAGTAAAACATTCTGATAAAaaccaacaaccaaaaaaagtaaaacactCTGTAAATGTTAAGAACAGGTAGTTGTTTTGATCGCTCAGATTTTCTCCAttcttgcttattttttgtttatttaatatgcCAAACTTGGGAAGAGGAGCATTGAAATGCCCCACAGTAGTTGTGTTTTTATagcttctctttgtctctctaaGCACTTTAGTGGCTTTGTTTTGCTGCCCTGGGTCGCGGGCATCAGGGTCCCTGACTCACAGTTTCGTTGCAGCTACATTATTAAATAATCCTGTGCCCTCTGTCTGCCTTTAGACCTAATTCTGTTTCTCTTGACATTAACAGTGCTGTTCCATGTTTGGTTGGCTCACTTCCTGGACTTTTTTTCCACTTGGTTataggttcattttttttttttttttcactttttttaggTATGTTTGTTATCAACAGTAAATAGCAGGCTTCTGTATCTCTTTAAACTCAAACTGAAGCTCCTTGTTTTGAAATTGGGTAACTAGGCTATttggattttctttcatttgcagtCTTACTGTCACTTGTTTTCTTCTGTTGGACTTATCAGGATTTATCacgtttcttttcttcctttttttttcaaaccccTGTTAATTTGGAAGTACTGCTATTCATCTTCATCCTGTTGGTAATAATCTTATCCTTAAATGATATCTGTCCCCCCCCCAGGTTAATAACTATCAATTTTTTGATAGCATTAAATTAATAATCTTCTCCTGTATTATTAACACTGGTGTTTCACTCACtcttctgccaccctctctcCAAGctgagacttttaaaatattagtatttcTACTTCTATACTTTTCTGTCACTTCTACCCCATCTTCTGTGTCTGCTGAGCTAGTTTAGAATTTTAGTTCCAGATTGCTAATTAACTAAATTGTTAGTTATGTATAATTAAATTAAGTGGTATTAAAAACATATGAAGGGTGTCCTTTGTTAGGAGCCTGCTTCCCTCATACTTGGTTTACATTCTCAGGAGCTCTGCTATGACTGTAGACCTCAGATTGCACAGTGGAGTCACAGGGTCCTGTGCTGACCTCTTCATCCATCCTTTCCATCTCCCCCCACCTTGAGATCCTGCTGCTTTCATTCCCATTTGGGATGTATTTTTCCTTGAGTAGTCACCTCAGATGCCATGCAGAGGTGTTTTTCTGAGTCCTGTTCCTCTCAAATTGCCCCTTAACTTTCACATAAGGTGCATGAGTCTTGGGAGTCCAGCTGCAGCCTCTCTCCCCTCACAGAGTGACCCCCTGTCACTTATCGGGGTTCATGGAggtttcttctctgtgtctgcgGTTCAGGAAGCCCAGGGGAGCGAGTGTGATCTTGCCCAGGATGGGAGAGGTGTCTCCTTAGCATTGGCTCTCTGCCCTCCTTCCTAACAAGCCCTGCTTTGTGCCGTAGCCACACCTCCTGAACTTGAGACTCTTCTGTATGTCCCAAGTTGTCTTCTATGTATTGTTATGATCAGGAAAAAGGAGAGtgtatatgttttctttgaattaatCCATCTGGCGGTGAGAGTTCGACAGTTGTGGCAGAGCTGTCCCGTTTGTCCTCTGGGACCTGAGCTTCTGCAGGTTTGTCCTGCGTGGAGTGGGAGCCGTGTGTGCACGTAGGACCAGATGCCGCTGGCATAACCCTGAGGACTGTGgcctctcctctcttcccaggCTGGTCCTACATTTCAGCGGGAGCGGCTTCCTGGCCTTCTATAACTGTCAGATGACATGGCGCATCTCTTCGCCTGTGTTCAGTCCCGCCTCTGACATCTTGTCAGAAAAGTTTCACCGAGGACAGGCCCTGGAGGCTCTGGGCCGGGAGCAGCCCGTCTGCTATACACTGTTGGACCAGCGATACTTCTCAGGCTTAGGTACGGCTGATGGCAGAGGGTGGTCCCCGTGACGGACCTAGTGAGAAAGTCCCTTGTCTGGGAGGTGGGACACTGGGACCCACCGCAGGTGTCAGGGCTCCTGGGCTCtacttccctctttttttctttttgccttgtggcatgtggggtcttagttctccgaccagggattaaagacaaaccatgccccctgcattggaagcgcagcgtcttaaccactggaccaccacagaaagTCCCTTCCCTGTTTTTAAAATGAGGGAGTTGATCAGGCATTTCTGACCTCTCTCCTACCCTGATTATATTGTTAGTCATAGTTGGCCTGACAGCCTCCTGGAGCATGACCATCTAGAGAGCAGGGATCACATCCcgccatccttttttttttttttaattgtagtataTAGTAGGATCATGGCAGATCCTGCACCCAGAGGAGCACAGGTTTCTAGGAGCAGCCTTTGGGGTAAATTAGCAAGAGAAATGCTCTATAACTAGCTGCTATTACGAACAATAATCATAACAGCTGACGTTTTTCAGGTGACTGACTCCACCTTGCCAGGCACACGGTTCCATCCTTACTGCTCTTCTGCAGGATGGCCACTTACCAGTTTTTTCTTCATTCAGATGAAAAAATTGAAGCAAAAGACCCTTTGCTCTAAGGGCACAGCTGAGATATGAATCAGGTAGTCCACCAGTGAATTAGAGAGAAATTTTGTCTGAAGTGATTGGAAAGAGCAGTCTTTTCACCCATCCATTGCTCCACACATACTAAAGGCCTGCCTGCCACCAAACCCACTTTCTCTCCTGGAGGAGAGTGTTAATAACCCAGCAGACTTGGACCCAACTTCCCGGAACTTAAGATAGACTGTGATAAATGCCTAGTGGAGGTTAAAGAAAATGCACTGTTGGGACATTTTGAAGAAACTTATTGATTCTGAAAGGAGAGGTCAAGGTTGACTTCACAGCAAATGAGACAGGAGtagaagaataataaaataacaccTTCTCATCAAaccagtattgtaaagcaatcgattaaaaataagtaaatattttaaaaaattaaaatgcaaaaaataacaCCTTCTGAACACTTTCTATATTTCAGGCATTAAGcttgacattttaaataataatagcagctagTATTTATTATTACTCTCCACATACCAGCATAGTGCTCAacatttgtatgtatgtgtgagaaTTCTCATTTACTGCCCACGAAAGCCAGGTAACCCACCCCCGTTTTAGAGAGAAGGAGACAGAAGCTGAAGGATGGCAGGAAACTCACTAGGGTCAGGTAGCTGGGCCTGGTTGGGCCAGGATTCACAGGCAGGCACTCAGATCCAAGCCCCTTTTGTTAATCTCTTTGCTATTACGTGGGCCACGTGTGAGTTTTATGTCATTTCATCTTTACAACCACCTCtggggtgtgtgcatgctaagtcgcctcagctgtgtccaactctgcaactctaCGGACTGTAATCCACCGGACGGGTGTTAGCAAATCCTTCGCAGATGGGGTGACCGACTCAGTGCAGTGACTCCCTTGAGATTCCCAAGGACGCATGGTTGCTCCTGAGGTGCCCCTACGCTAGCTCTgctctgttttattaattttgtggCCAGCTTTTCTTATGGACTTTTGCCTTCCCTCGTCCCCTCCCCCCCTTCTAGGGAACATCATCAAGAACGAGGCCCTGTTCAGAGCCGGGATCCACCCGCTTTCTCCAGGCTCCCTGCTGGGTCTTCCGCGCCTCGAGGCCCTGGTGGACCACGTGGCGGCCTTCAGTGCGGACTGGCTGCTGGGCAAATTCCAAGGCACACGGCAGCACACGCAGATCTACCAGAAGGAGCAGTGCCCTTCTGGGCACCCGGTGGTGAGAGAGGCCCTGGGGCCCCCCGGGGGCTTCCAGAGGCTCACGTGGTGGTGCCCCCAGTGCCAGCCCAGGCTGTCAGCGGGTGAGCCCAAGCAGGTGCAGCCCTCCTAGAGCGTCCAGCCTCCTTCTACATGGAGCTTTGCCCTGAAAGGACTGTGATGCCTGAGCACTGCAGACAGAGGTGTGGGCAGAGGTTGGGACTGGGCACAGGAATTGGGTGGTTGGGATGTGAGTACTGTTGATGTCCATCTCACTGGAGTTCAGTCTAAGGCAGTTTTCACGGAGTTCGATTTTGTTTTCTGCTGGTTTTGGTTAATTCTTCCTATTTGATCCCCATTGTGAAAGATGAGACAAGTCACAATGGCACTTTAGGGGAGACCTCCCAAAATGACAGTGGCAGAGAAAATGAGAGCCAGTAGGAGACAGCCCGGCCCAGCACTGCTTTGCAGATGttttatttggtttggttttggttttgaaaCACTGGCTGGAGTTAAGATCCTCCATTTGAGAACCAGGAAAAGGGAATTATTATCTTCCTTTTTCCCCCAAGAGGGATCCAGGGCTGAGGAGGAAGTAACAGGAGAGTAGTGCTCAAATTTAGCCTCCCGATTGGACCCTTCCTGTGGGACAGAGACCCCAGGAGGTGAGAGACAGGATCAGGGAGCTGGCCACCTTCCTGGTGTGTCCAGTGggttatagaaaaaaaaacaaaacaaacctgcTTGTTTCCTCCTCAAGGCGATGTATTTGTGACTGTTGACAGGCTCACCAGTACAGGGATCAGAGTTGTTAGTGAAACCTCGAAGAAACCAGGACACGAAAATAAAGCTGTTCATTACTTTGTGCTGTCATCTTTATCTGGCAGGAAAGATTCTTTCACCATACGTAACTGagctctttgtgagcccaccGTGTGAGACGTGTTGAGTTGGCCAGATGGGTCTACTTACAAGGAGCGGGGCTGGGAGAAGGGCAGCCATGCACTCTTCACTCTTGCCTGTCTGAAGTTGTTGAGCTGCCCTCGGTGGGGTGGGGAAAGCCACCTGATGGCAGGCATTGGCTGGGGGCCAAGGTGGTACCCACACAGGCCATTTCCTGTAAGTCAGTGTCTGTGAGGGGCTGGAGTACAagaagggctgggctgggcagacaTCACAGCCTGCATGTGAGTAGACACTCAGTGAGATtaatagaaaagggaaaatgcTGTTGGCAGTTGTTGAGAAAAGAAGCCACAGAACTAGAAACAGCAGTGGAAGTGGAAAGGAGGAGAGATGGGAGGTCACCGTGGTGATGGATGTCAGCTGACTGGACATGGAAACAAGGCTGGTGTCGAGCTGAGGATAGCTCAGGCCTGGCAGCTGAGAGCCAGAGGAAGCCACCCCCACCTTGCCCTTGAGATAGAAAGTCAGGGAAACTGAGCAGGTTCCATGAGGAGACAGACCTTGTGTGCTGAGCTTGGGTACCTGTACCTAAGCAGGGGGACAACAGCCAGGAAGCTCCCTGCTAGTGCAGGCTTGCAGACATGGATTTGGGAGCTTTCCTTAGAGCTGAGGGTCAGTTCGAGAAGGTTAACAAGGGTACTTGTGCACATGAGAAGGATGGAGGTCACAGGACAGCCTTAAGATCTTTTGCATAAGAAGCAAGAGATGACAGAAGCCAGCTGGAGATCAGATGGAACAGGAGGAGAGAACTGTGGGCAGCCAGTGGTGCACACACTAGAGAAGAGGCCTCTGAATTTGACAGTAGGGCAAATTTGAGGTCATGACCTTCAAGAGCCAATTGTGCAGAATGGCAGCCAGTCTGTAGGGGCTAAGGACTGGGTGGGAGCCCAGTGAGCCGTGAGGGAGCCCCGCTCTTCAAGAAGGTGGTCCTTGAAGGGAATGAGAAAGAGGGTCACAGGCGGAAATGATGTGAGGATGTGTGTATGATCAGGTGAGGGGGAAAACGGGAGGAAGAGAAATACCAGTGCCAGCATGTAGAGAAGCCTGGGCTCGAgtaggaaaagagaaatagacacagagaaaATCAGCTGGAGGTGAGGTCTTTTGAGGCACAGAGTAGGAGTTAGGGAGCTTTTGTAACAGCTGTGAGTGGAAGTTAGAGCTCAAGGGAAGGTCGTAGAACCATGCTGGAGACCAGAGTAGTCGCTCCATTTCCCGACCTTATCCAGCAGTCTCCAGTAGCTTAGGGTCAAAAAGAAGAGCTATGCTGGATGAACCCACAGTGGAAGGTTGTTCAGGGTATGAATGGTAGAAAGACAAGAGGGCAGAGGAGATtccttattttatcatttaagttGTTAAAATTCAAGTCATATAAAAGTTTATAGAGCAGAACATGGGAGAAGAATCCTCAGTCTACTCTGTCCTCTCAGGAACTGACATCATTTCTCTGACTTCAGTCTGTAATGAGGAAAATAGTAGCACCTAGTTGTGAAGGTTGATGACTACATTGTCAGTTCTGCAGCAGAACTGCATGGACTGGGTTCCACGTGGAGGTGACAGGGAAGCAGAAAcatgaaagaaacagaagcacagaaaatgtggctgccatg
It contains:
- the NEIL2 gene encoding endonuclease 8-like 2, which gives rise to MPEGPSVRKFHHLVSPFVGQQVVKTGGSSKKLNPTSFQSLWLQDTQVHGKKLFLRFDPDEETVSLGNSPLSEPLRKGEQKDKARHHQEASDQSSRSPGGDSAVPSGDDGLQCLGGDSPAGGAERWLQVRFGLFGSIWVNEFSRAKKANKRGDWRDPIPRLVLHFSGSGFLAFYNCQMTWRISSPVFSPASDILSEKFHRGQALEALGREQPVCYTLLDQRYFSGLGNIIKNEALFRAGIHPLSPGSLLGLPRLEALVDHVAAFSADWLLGKFQGTRQHTQIYQKEQCPSGHPVVREALGPPGGFQRLTWWCPQCQPRLSAGEPKQVQPS